The following coding sequences lie in one Populus trichocarpa isolate Nisqually-1 chromosome 14, P.trichocarpa_v4.1, whole genome shotgun sequence genomic window:
- the LOC7468706 gene encoding uncharacterized protein LOC7468706 isoform X2, translated as MAVLLHPDKNKTVGADGAFKLVSEAWTMLSDSLKKNSYDVKRNKKMASCVVQTNLSSVHAAGVTGYSHCSNSPTAHGLDTFWTVCTSCKVQYEYLRKYVNKRLSCKNCRGTFIAVETGAAPVSGSFPYCPWSYVPGNGHRSHGYDGVAYVPTTSTLYSGNGVSGLHTGHGYEYVSNLSFQWSSFSGTPGSVVGPNGSCALSADTVYQANGSASAAKVKPAANGRRSMKTATAKINSDVSASCNESSGSKTGRPDKKRKVAVGSGFRNGCEEKEPKSGSEVGLANGYKNVEHDAKLSSPIEVPTRHSSIAPAFDARKLLIDKARTDIRKKLEEMRLASAAAVKENMEDQSTEAGEAPKQANSDVAGHQTKSNKIGPISITVPDPDFHDFDKDRAEECFKPKQIWALYDEDDGMPRLYCLIRQVVSVKPFKILITYLNSKTDGEFGAVNWIDSGFTKSCGHFRAQNSDVVDQVNIFSHVLKGEKAGRGGCVRIYPKSGDVWAVYRNWSPDWNISTPDDVRHQYEMVEVLDKYSEELGVCVAPLNKLAGFKTVYQRNAGKDAMRWIPRREMVRFSHQVPSWSLEGEASNLPGKCWDLDPAATPDELLHAATEAKA; from the coding sequence ATGGCTGTGTTGCTCCATCCTGATAAGAATAAAACTGTGGGAGCTGATGGAGCATTTAAACTAGTATCTGAAGCATGGACTATGTTGTCAGATAGTCTTAAGAAAAACTCTTATGAtgtaaagagaaacaaaaagatgGCATCTTGTGTTGTTCAGACAAACCTATCTTCAGTTCATGCTGCTGGGGTTACAGGATACAGCCATTGTTCCAATTCACCAACTGCTCACGGACTTGATACTTTCTGGACAGTTTGCACCTCTTGCAAAGTTCAGTATGAGTATCTACGGAAGTATGTGAATAAGAGACTTTCTTGTAAGAACTGCCGGGGTACTTTCATTGCTGTGGAAACTGGGGCAGCTCCAGTCAGTGGTTCTTTCCCCTACTGTCCTTGGTCATATGTCCCTGGTAATGGGCATAGAAGTCATGGATATGATGGGGTTGCATATGTCCCAACCACCTCTACCTTATACTCAGGAAATGGGGTCTCAGGATTGCATACTGGACATGGGTACGAGTATGTTTCAAATTTATCATTTCAATGGAGCTCATTTTCTGGAACTCCAGGGAGTGTTGTTGGTCCCAATGGATCATGTGCATTATCTGCTGATACTGTTTATCAGGCTAATGGAAGTGCCAGTGCAGCAAAGGTTAAACCAGCAGCCAATGGAAGGCGATCCATGAAAACTGCCACAGCAAAGATAAACTCTGATGTATCTGCAAGCTGTAACGAGTCTTCAGGCTCCAAGACTGGTAGACCTGATAAGAAAAGGAAGGTTGCTGTTGGATCCGGTTTTAGAAATGGGTGTGAAGAAAAAGAACCAAAGTCCGGTTCTGAAGTTGGATTAGCTAATGGATATAAAAATGTTGAGCATGATGCCAAGCTTTCCAGTCCAATTGAAGTTCCAACAAGACACAGCTCGATTGCTCCGGCTTTTGATGCTAGAAAGTTGTTGATTGACAAGGCAAGGACTGACATCAGGAAGAAATTGGAGGAGATGAGATTAGCTTCAGCTGCAGCAGTTAAAGAGAACATGGAAGATCAATCCACAGAGGCAGGAGAGGCTCCTAAACAAGCAAATTCAGATGTTGCTGGCCATCAAACAAAGTCAAACAAAATAGGGCCAATCTCGATAACAGTCCCTGATCCTGATTTCCATGATTTTGACAAAGATAGAGCTGAGGAATGCTTCAAGCCAAAACAAATATGGGCATTgtatgatgaagatgatggtaTGCCTCGCTTATACTGTTTGATTCGCCAGGTGGTCTCAGTTAAACCCTTTAAGATTCTCATCACTTACTTGAACTCTAAAACTGATGGTGAATTTGGGGCAGTGAATTGGATAGATTCTGGGTTTACTAAATCTTGTGGACACTTCAGAGCACAGAATTCTGATGTTGTTGATCAAGTGAACATTTTCTCTCATGTTTTGAAAGGTGAAAAGGCTGGTAGAGGTGGCTGTGTTCGGATATACCCCAAAAGTGGAGATGTTTGGGCTGTTTATCGAAACTGGTCACCTGATTGGAACATATCAACCCCAGATGATGTGAGGCACCAGTATGAGATGGTAGAGGTCCTTGATAAGTACTCTGAAGAGCTTGGAGTTTGTGTTGCTCCTCTGAACAAGCTAGCTGGTTTCAAAACAGTATACCAAAGGAACGCAGGCAAGGATGCCATGAGATGGATTCCAAGAAGAGAGATGGTACGCTTTTCTCACCAGGTGCCTTCTTGGTCACTTGAAGGAGAAGCTAGTAATTTGCCAGGAAAGTGTTGGGATCTGGACCCCGCCGCTACTCCAGACGAGCTACTTCATGCTGCAACAGAAGCGAAGGCTTAG
- the LOC7468706 gene encoding uncharacterized protein LOC7468706 isoform X1, with translation MEPNTEEAVMAKEIAEKRFAERDFTGAKNYALKAKTLCPGLEGISQMVATFEVYIASQAKCNGEIDYFSVLGLKPSADKDAVKRQYRKMAVLLHPDKNKTVGADGAFKLVSEAWTMLSDSLKKNSYDVKRNKKMASCVVQTNLSSVHAAGVTGYSHCSNSPTAHGLDTFWTVCTSCKVQYEYLRKYVNKRLSCKNCRGTFIAVETGAAPVSGSFPYCPWSYVPGNGHRSHGYDGVAYVPTTSTLYSGNGVSGLHTGHGYEYVSNLSFQWSSFSGTPGSVVGPNGSCALSADTVYQANGSASAAKVKPAANGRRSMKTATAKINSDVSASCNESSGSKTGRPDKKRKVAVGSGFRNGCEEKEPKSGSEVGLANGYKNVEHDAKLSSPIEVPTRHSSIAPAFDARKLLIDKARTDIRKKLEEMRLASAAAVKENMEDQSTEAGEAPKQANSDVAGHQTKSNKIGPISITVPDPDFHDFDKDRAEECFKPKQIWALYDEDDGMPRLYCLIRQVVSVKPFKILITYLNSKTDGEFGAVNWIDSGFTKSCGHFRAQNSDVVDQVNIFSHVLKGEKAGRGGCVRIYPKSGDVWAVYRNWSPDWNISTPDDVRHQYEMVEVLDKYSEELGVCVAPLNKLAGFKTVYQRNAGKDAMRWIPRREMVRFSHQVPSWSLEGEASNLPGKCWDLDPAATPDELLHAATEAKA, from the coding sequence ATGGAACCAAACACAGAGGAGGCTGTCATGGCAAAAGAGATTGCTGAGAAGCGATTTGCTGAAAGAGATTTTACTGGTGCAAAGAATTATGCTTTGAAGGCAAAAACTTTGTGTCCTGGATTAGAGGGTATATCTCAGATGGTGGCCACTTTTGAAGTTTATATTGCATCTCAGGCCAAATGCAATGGTGAAATTGACTATTTCTCTGTTCTTGGATTGAAGCCTTCTGCAGATAAAGATGCAGTGAAAAGGCAGTATCGAAAGATGGCTGTGTTGCTCCATCCTGATAAGAATAAAACTGTGGGAGCTGATGGAGCATTTAAACTAGTATCTGAAGCATGGACTATGTTGTCAGATAGTCTTAAGAAAAACTCTTATGAtgtaaagagaaacaaaaagatgGCATCTTGTGTTGTTCAGACAAACCTATCTTCAGTTCATGCTGCTGGGGTTACAGGATACAGCCATTGTTCCAATTCACCAACTGCTCACGGACTTGATACTTTCTGGACAGTTTGCACCTCTTGCAAAGTTCAGTATGAGTATCTACGGAAGTATGTGAATAAGAGACTTTCTTGTAAGAACTGCCGGGGTACTTTCATTGCTGTGGAAACTGGGGCAGCTCCAGTCAGTGGTTCTTTCCCCTACTGTCCTTGGTCATATGTCCCTGGTAATGGGCATAGAAGTCATGGATATGATGGGGTTGCATATGTCCCAACCACCTCTACCTTATACTCAGGAAATGGGGTCTCAGGATTGCATACTGGACATGGGTACGAGTATGTTTCAAATTTATCATTTCAATGGAGCTCATTTTCTGGAACTCCAGGGAGTGTTGTTGGTCCCAATGGATCATGTGCATTATCTGCTGATACTGTTTATCAGGCTAATGGAAGTGCCAGTGCAGCAAAGGTTAAACCAGCAGCCAATGGAAGGCGATCCATGAAAACTGCCACAGCAAAGATAAACTCTGATGTATCTGCAAGCTGTAACGAGTCTTCAGGCTCCAAGACTGGTAGACCTGATAAGAAAAGGAAGGTTGCTGTTGGATCCGGTTTTAGAAATGGGTGTGAAGAAAAAGAACCAAAGTCCGGTTCTGAAGTTGGATTAGCTAATGGATATAAAAATGTTGAGCATGATGCCAAGCTTTCCAGTCCAATTGAAGTTCCAACAAGACACAGCTCGATTGCTCCGGCTTTTGATGCTAGAAAGTTGTTGATTGACAAGGCAAGGACTGACATCAGGAAGAAATTGGAGGAGATGAGATTAGCTTCAGCTGCAGCAGTTAAAGAGAACATGGAAGATCAATCCACAGAGGCAGGAGAGGCTCCTAAACAAGCAAATTCAGATGTTGCTGGCCATCAAACAAAGTCAAACAAAATAGGGCCAATCTCGATAACAGTCCCTGATCCTGATTTCCATGATTTTGACAAAGATAGAGCTGAGGAATGCTTCAAGCCAAAACAAATATGGGCATTgtatgatgaagatgatggtaTGCCTCGCTTATACTGTTTGATTCGCCAGGTGGTCTCAGTTAAACCCTTTAAGATTCTCATCACTTACTTGAACTCTAAAACTGATGGTGAATTTGGGGCAGTGAATTGGATAGATTCTGGGTTTACTAAATCTTGTGGACACTTCAGAGCACAGAATTCTGATGTTGTTGATCAAGTGAACATTTTCTCTCATGTTTTGAAAGGTGAAAAGGCTGGTAGAGGTGGCTGTGTTCGGATATACCCCAAAAGTGGAGATGTTTGGGCTGTTTATCGAAACTGGTCACCTGATTGGAACATATCAACCCCAGATGATGTGAGGCACCAGTATGAGATGGTAGAGGTCCTTGATAAGTACTCTGAAGAGCTTGGAGTTTGTGTTGCTCCTCTGAACAAGCTAGCTGGTTTCAAAACAGTATACCAAAGGAACGCAGGCAAGGATGCCATGAGATGGATTCCAAGAAGAGAGATGGTACGCTTTTCTCACCAGGTGCCTTCTTGGTCACTTGAAGGAGAAGCTAGTAATTTGCCAGGAAAGTGTTGGGATCTGGACCCCGCCGCTACTCCAGACGAGCTACTTCATGCTGCAACAGAAGCGAAGGCTTAG